Below is a genomic region from Candidatus Poribacteria bacterium.
GTCACGATGCATCCTGTCGAGCGCGTCACGAAGCGCCGGCAGGCGCTCGCCGCCGAACAGACCGACGAGGACCGTATAGCCGGGCCCTCGCAGCTCTTCGAGCCGCACGTTGTCCACAGAAGCCTCCTCCTCGAACACCTCACGACGAAGCTCTCTACTCGTTCTCCTCGAGTAGCCGACGCACGTACGCGATGAGCGACTTCTGCGACGGCGTCCGCTCGCCGTTGGGCGGAACCAGCGCATAGTGGATGTAGGCTTGCTGCGCCGACGTCGGGTCGCCGACGCTGTGCCACGTCCCGTCGAGATCGACGCCGATGAGCCGCTCTCGTTCGATGTTGCGGCGGAGAAGCGTCGTGAAGTCCAACTCCTTCTTGAGGGTTCCACTGCCGGTGGTCAGGAACTCCACGTCTTCGACGTTCAGCACGTAGCGCCCCACGATCGCCAGGTAGACCTCTTCGCCGCCGATCCAATTCGGTTGCGGATCGTCTGGCTTCTCTTCCACATCGACGATTCGGAACGCGCGGGTCCCGAGGAACCCGTCACCCAGGCGGACGGGCTCGGGCTCGACCCGTACGACGCCGTACTTCCTGGCGTCGTCTCGGGACACCTCTTGCACGGCAATCGTCATGTGACCGGTCGCTCGGTGCGCCGAGATGAGCTGTGCCGTGGCGGGTACGCGAGCATGGACGAGGTCGTCGCCCAGAGCGACGGCGATCCCAGAGTACGGACTGCCGTCTTGGGCGGCGCCGGTTGCGTAGGGGTGGGTCAGCGCGACGGCTTCGCCGAAGCCGCGGGGTTCCGCCTGATGGACATACCGAATCCGGAACTTCGGTCTCGCCGCCAACTGTGCCAGCTCGGGGGTCTTTGAGCGTATCTGGAGGTACTCCCCCAGCGACGGGTCCTCGGCGGTCGGGTCGAAGAACCGAGCCAAGATCGCCGGGTCGCGGGCGGCGCTGGTCACGATGACGCAGTCATCGATTCCGCTCGCTGCGGCTTCGCGCGTGATCTCCTCGAGGACGGTCGCTCCGTCCACTCCCGCGTTGACCAGGCACTTCGGCTTCGCGCCGAAGCCGGTCAGCGTGAAGGCGCGCGAAGCGAATCCCGCAGCGGCGATGACCAGCAGATAGCTTCCGGCGGCAGAGGTGTTTCGCATGCGTCGATTATTGCCGCCCTAGGCTGCGTGTGCAACGGCGCGCTCGCGGAGAAAGGCGTTGAACGCGGCATCATCCATCGCCGCTGTCCGGACGCCGGAGCCCTCGGCGATCTGCACGCGCCATCCATCCTCATGCAGGTAGAACCGGTAGTGGCGTCCGTCGCTGTAGCCCTCGCCGACAAGCGTCGTGGCATAAACGTGCAGGTTCCGCACGAACTCGTCGCGCGTCAGGTTCGGCGCGAACTGCTTCTGTGCTTCTTCGACGTCGTGGATCGGGAACTGGGTGAAGGCAACGATCCCGTCGTTGGTGGGCGTGTAGCGACCGAGTTGGGCGACCTCCGTCAGGAGCGCCTGGCTGCGCGTGGCGTTCACGAGGAACGACTCTGGACACGCGCCAGCAGCGCGCTTGAGCCGTTCGAAGACGCTCATGGGAATCCCTCCGAGCACCGCAGGAGTATCTGGGACGAACGAACTAACCCAGGATTACTCGACGGCGAGTCGGAGGGTTACAGGGGATTGGGGCTTGGAGTACGGATGGCTACGCGAACCATGTCTCGGGAAACCGGAGCCTGTCCTTGCCTCCGATGCTCCGGTGCTCGAACCATGGCAGGGCATTCGCCGCCGCCTGGTTGAGCTCGACGAAATGAGACATGCCGACCGTCGCAGCCGCTTTGTCCATCGCATCCAGGTCCGGGTAGCATGCTGCCGACTCGCTCCACAGCGCGCGCCCGCACAAAAAGCCGCTCGCGCCGGCGCGACAAGCCAGCTTCACGTTCTCGACGAACTCGGCGAACCCGACGCCTGCGCTCAGGATGACCCAGGGCAGATCGCACGCGCTGTCGACGTCTCGACAGAACGATTCGACCTCCGACAGCGAATAGACGGGCTCGCGCGGGGCTCCCCCGAACCGACCGTCGGCGAACCCCTCGCACATGCGGAGCTCGGCGGGGAACTCGAGCTTGAGGACATCGGCGCGGAACTCGGGACGGGAGAACACGCGCGCGCTGTCGGCGACCCATCGCGGCTTGGCGGACGCGTACTCCGGCGAGCTCTTGCCGGGCTCGCCCATCTCGTAGGCGACGATTTCGAGCACGAACGCGATGTCCCATCGGGCGCACTCGGCGCCGATGCTGCGAACGTAGCGTTCCTGGAAGTCGCTGCTCCCATCCTGCGCGTCCGGCCGATACGGGACGAGGACCTTCACGGCGTCTGCGCCGCAGCGCTTCGCCTGTTCGATCGAGAACGTCTCCAAACGAGCCGAAACCTTCGCCGGTGCATTCCCGCCCAGCTTGAGGACGCCGCTCTCGTCGATGCACAGCAGCAGACCGACTGCGTTCCCGACCGCATCCATCGCCGACGCGAACCCGAACGTGGGGTCCGTCAGCAAGCCCGTCGCGTGCCGTGTGAGGTGCTTGATGATCGACCGCTTGACAGCCCGAAGGGCTTCGTCGGTGACGTCTTCCTCTCGGCAGCCCATCTGTGACGCCAGGGACCGGATCAGCGATCCGCGCTGATCCGTCGCCAGCATTCGGAAGCGTCCGTCACTGCCCGCGATCCGTTCGAGCCCGCGTCGCTTGCCGGGCGTCAGTCTGGGAACATCGTGGTCCTCGAACGCCATGGAAGGTCTCCGATCTGCGACGCACAGGAGGTCGTCTAGAGCGCGAAAGGCACGGGCCCCACAAGGTCAGGGAACCCGTGCCCCGAAGACATTGACGTCCTCACGCGGCGCTCACTGGACGTGACGGCGAACGTCGTCCACCTGTCCGGCAGAGCCTAGAAGCTCGTTCCGGCTGGCGATGAACTTGGCGTACTCGTCGATAAACGTGGCGCCCGGCTTGCGGAAATCGATCTCACTGGGAACCTGCTGAAAGTGCTCGCGATGCACGCGAGTCCACACGAGCCGCCCGTCGGTGTCGATGTTGATCTTGCAGACGCCGCGCTTGGCTGCGGGCAGGTAGTGACTCGTGTCGACGCCCGCCGTTCCCTTGAGCACCCCGCCGGCTGCGTTGATGCGATCCACCTCTTCTTTGGGCACCGAACTGGAGCCGTGCATGACGAGCGGGAACCCCGGCATGCGCTTCTGCAGTTCCTCGAGCAGCCCGAAGTGGATGGACTGAGCGCCGGAGAACTTGTACGCGCCGTGGCTCGTCCCAATCGCCGCGGCGAGGCTGTCGCATTGGCTCTCTTGGACGAAACGCACGGCGTCCTTCGGGTTGGTCAGGCTCGGATGGTCGCCGACGATGTCCTCCTCGACGCCGCCGAGAGTGCCGAGCTCCGCCTCGACGCTGATGCCCTTCGCGTGGGCAGCGTCCGCGACGCGTCGAGTGATCGCGATGTTGTCCTCGAGCTTCTCGTGAGACGCGTCGATCATCACGCTCGAGTAGAAACCCGACTCGATGCAGTCGTAGCAGGTCTCCTCGTCACCGTGATCGAGATGGACGGCGAAGATGGTGTCGGGAAAGATCTCTTCGGCCGCTCGGATCATCGCCTCGAGAAGCCGCTTGTCGGTGTATTTCCGTGCGCCTTTGCTGATCTGAATGATGAAGGGAGCCTTGGATTGGCTGTTGCCGCGGAAGAGCCCCATCGTCTGCTCGGCGTTATTGATGTTGTAGGCGCCGATGGCGAAGTTGCCGTACGCGACTTCGAACAGTTGCTTCGTGGTGACGATCATTGTGGGATCTCCGGGACAGCGAGGTTTGCCGTTCGTAACCGCACAACCTGACCGCGACACGACCGGAGCCGCAACTCCTGCGATCGTCGCCGCCGAGAGCGCGGTCGTGTGCAGGTTCGGCGGCGTGTTGCCTGCAGTGTAGCATCCTGCGGAGCGCTCCATCAAGGTTCCCCCGGCGTCCTCATCGGCTCAGAGGACGCCAGGGGAACCGCTTTGCGCAGCACTGGAAGGCACGAGCGCTACATGATCACTTGCGAACCAGCATCCGGCGAGCCTCGCGATAGGCACCGGCGCGCAGCTCGTAGAAGTAGAGCCCGCTGGCAACCGGTTCGCCGAGTTCGTCGGTACCGTCCCAGTGGGCGGCGCGACCGTGGCTGATGTACGCGCCCGGCAGGAGTGAGCCCAGAGAGAGTCGCCGCACCGCCAGACCGTCTGCGCGCAGAATGAGCACCTCGACTGTTGACGGTTCCGCCAAGTGGAACGGAATCCAGGTCTCCGGGTTGAATGGGTTTGGATAGTTCGGCAGCAGAGCGGTGGCGTTGGGACGCAGGGCGACGGCAAGCCGCTCCAAAGCCGCGATGCCCTCTCGGAACCAGGCGGAACCGTCGTCCGCCCCACGCACCTCTGCAATCAGCCGGGCGACGAAGTCGGCTTCGCCGCCGTTTCGCAGGGAAGGAGACGCAGCCACACCGAACTGCCTAGCCACCAACACAAGGTCCACGATATTCACGACGCCATCGCCATTGACATCTGCGCGGGCATTGGTGATGGGTGACGCTCCGAACTCGCGAGCGACGAGAACCAGATCGACGATGTTGACCACGCTGTCACCGTCGATGTCCTCAGCCAATGGCGGGAGCTTGACCGTGAATGTCGTACTGGCAGTGACCGAAGGGTTCAGAAGGTTGCCGCTCGCGTCGCCCAAGGCGACGTGGACCGTAACGGTCTCGCCGTTTTTGAAGCCACTGATGGTCGCCGACGAGCCTGACGGCACGGGAGTTCCCTGCGCAGCGCCCGAATCGGCGAACGGTGTTCCGACGCGCCAGAACCAAGGCCCGACGTGGAACTGGACGTTGACGGAGATCGTCCCGCTGCCGGTTGCTCCGCCCGCATCGCGAACGAATGCCGTTGGGGCAGTCACGCTGACCACTGGACGGACGCCGGGGGGAGGGGGAGGAGGCGGCACGACGGTCAGCTTTCGTAGCGCCGCCGCGATATCGACCTTGCCGGCTCCCCATCGGTTGGGGTCCCCAGATGCGACGGCGGTCGCGCGCAGGGCGGATTGTATCTCGGCAGGCGTCAGGTCGGGGTGCGCTTGGAGGAGCAGGGCGACCCCGCCCGCCACAGCCGGAGATGCCATGCTCGTGCCGCTCGACCCGACGTAGTCGGACGCTTCCTTCGGCGGGTCTTTGTGTCCGCGCGTCCTGGCGGCGATGATCTCGTCGCCGGGCGCGGCAATGTCGGGCTTGGGGTAGGACGGGCCCTGGTTCCGCATCGGGCCCGCGCTACTGAAAGCCGATATGTCCCCGAGGCGCGCTTCGTCGGAAGTCGGCTTCGAGATGTAAGACGCGACGGCGATTGCGGTCGGCACGGTGGCTGGGCTTCCGATCGTGCCCTCCGGTGCCGCGTCCCGGAATGAGAGCCCAATCCCATCGTCGAGATAGGCGTGCCACTCGATAGAGCCTTCCCTGTTGTCGCCATGCAGACGCAGCGTCACGCCTGCGGGGCTGAGCGTTCCTCCGGACCACTTCCACGAAACCAATATCCGCTGTCCGCCTCGACCGTCGCCGCCAAGCTCGTCTGCCAAGCCGGGCGGGTTGTGCGCCACGCCTGCATCGATGCTGTCGATGGTCATCGCCGACTCGCCGCGGACGATCTCGCCCCATGAGCCCGGCGTAAGCCGCCTTCGCCCGCCGTCGAAGTCGAGCGTCTCCCCGCGAACGAGCACCTCGACCGACACGGCGCGAGTCCCGGTGTACCAGATGTCCAGCATGCCAGAGCCGGACACGGAGATGCCGGCGTCGCCTTTCTGGACGAACGCCAGGTCGGCGGATTCGCCTGGCGCGAGGCTCGCCGTGCGATGGATCCCGTCTTGGAACTCATTGCCGGCAGCAACGACGATCGGAATGCCGTTTCGGATGTAGTCAGCGAGCGAACGCTCGTACAGCGAGGTACCATCGTGCGGACCGATGTGACTCCCTAGGCTCATGTTGATCACGACGGGATGTTTGCTCCCAGTCCGCGCACGGAGGGACTTGACCTGATCGGAGATCCATTGCACGCCGGACAACACGGCTCCGTCGGCGAACCCCTTGGCTCCGCCTCGGACGATCAGCAGATCGGCGTCTGGCGCGAGCCCGACGTAGGGTGTCTTTCCGTCCGCGCTTCTGCCGTTGCCGGCCGCGATCCCGGCAACGTGCGTTCCATGCCCGTCGCTGTCGGGAGCTGCTGCTTCCGGCGCGGCATTGATCTGCTCCGACGTCCAGGAGGTCGTGCTCTCGGCGTCGAAGTATCCCAACATCCGGGTACTCCCGTCATCGCGGCGGAACGCCGGATGCGTGACGTCGATCCCCGTATCGATCACGGCAACGACGACGTCCTTCCCCGTCAGGTTCAACCCCGTCCTCACATAGGCGGCATCTCGGAGAGTCGCCGGGGTGGCAGCGTCGAGGGTACGGCGACGCACCAGCGATGCCTCCGCACGGGTGAGCCCGGGCAGAGACTCGAGCTCGCGCAACGCGCGCACGGGGATGTGGGCGACCGTGACACCGCCGCCGGCGCTTCCGACGACCTCTCCGCCGAGCGACCTGATGTCGACAGGCGACATGCGCCCAACCATCAAGACGCCAACGGAGTATCCGTTGGAACGTGGGTACAGCGCGACGGTCTCGGCGAACTCAGGAACCATCCCAGGACGCATTCGCGACAGCGTGCGCAGCACTGCGTCGAGTTTCGCTGGAGGGTTGCTGCTACTGAATTCGGTGCGAGTTACACTTGCACTTGCCTGTAGGACCAGGAATGGTAGGAGCAGCGCAAGAGCCGACACACCGATCGCGCGCCAACGCCATGGAGCCCGGTTCATCGTACCCCCTTCATGTGCTCGCAGCCGTCTCCGGCGCGAGCGATGGCCACCAGCTTTCGATCATATATCGGAAAGCTCGGCGCGGCAATCGCGACCGGCTCTCAGCGTAGGTTGGTCTTGGCTGCGGGACTGAAGGTGAATGTGTGACGATCACGGTTTGGGGTGTGATCGACAGTACCCAAGAAAGAATCACTGCTGCCGATTGACGGCGAAACGTCGCGGGCACTAGTCTGTAGCCGTTCCAAGTTGTGCCTCGCGGCGGCACGGGCGGAATGGCACCTACCGTGCTGGGATCGGTTCTGAGCGCATGATCACGTCCGGATCCAACCCCAAGATTCAGCATGTACGGTCGCTGCTAGCCAAGCGGCGTTGCCGCGACTCCGCAGGGGAGTTCGTCGCGCACGGGGCCCA
It encodes:
- a CDS encoding class II fructose-bisphosphate aldolase; the encoded protein is MIVTTKQLFEVAYGNFAIGAYNINNAEQTMGLFRGNSQSKAPFIIQISKGARKYTDKRLLEAMIRAAEEIFPDTIFAVHLDHGDEETCYDCIESGFYSSVMIDASHEKLEDNIAITRRVADAAHAKGISVEAELGTLGGVEEDIVGDHPSLTNPKDAVRFVQESQCDSLAAAIGTSHGAYKFSGAQSIHFGLLEELQKRMPGFPLVMHGSSSVPKEEVDRINAAGGVLKGTAGVDTSHYLPAAKRGVCKINIDTDGRLVWTRVHREHFQQVPSEIDFRKPGATFIDEYAKFIASRNELLGSAGQVDDVRRHVQ
- a CDS encoding tagatose 1,6-diphosphate aldolase, producing MAFEDHDVPRLTPGKRRGLERIAGSDGRFRMLATDQRGSLIRSLASQMGCREEDVTDEALRAVKRSIIKHLTRHATGLLTDPTFGFASAMDAVGNAVGLLLCIDESGVLKLGGNAPAKVSARLETFSIEQAKRCGADAVKVLVPYRPDAQDGSSDFQERYVRSIGAECARWDIAFVLEIVAYEMGEPGKSSPEYASAKPRWVADSARVFSRPEFRADVLKLEFPAELRMCEGFADGRFGGAPREPVYSLSEVESFCRDVDSACDLPWVILSAGVGFAEFVENVKLACRAGASGFLCGRALWSESAACYPDLDAMDKAAATVGMSHFVELNQAAANALPWFEHRSIGGKDRLRFPETWFA